From one Rosa rugosa chromosome 4, drRosRugo1.1, whole genome shotgun sequence genomic stretch:
- the LOC133707022 gene encoding root phototropism protein 3-like: MWESETESVGGRDYGNGDFSLSKQSVKNDGFELKGNSWYVATDIPSDLLVQVGEVNFHLHKYPLLSRSGKMNRIMYELRDPDLSKMVLDDLPGGPEAFELAAKFCYGISVDLTAANISGLRCAAEFLEMTEDLEEGNLIFKTEAFLSYVVLSSWRDSILVLKSCEKLSPWAENLQIVRRCSESIAWKACANPKGIRWPYTGSKLAPKVSSPNWSDVKDSSPSRNQLQVPPDWWFEDASILRIDHYVKVITAIKVKGMRYELLGAAIMHYAAKWLPIMISEHGSGLTADEASNSSSSSGSSWKGGLHMIVAGTKDNESSAVQAKDQRMIIESLISIIPPQKDSVSCSFLLRLLRMANMLKVAPALVTELEKRVGMQFEQATLADLLVPSYNKSESMYDVDLVQRLLEHFLVQEQTEMSSPSHQSFIEKHYEGGTGPNAKMRVAKLVDSYLTEVSRDRSLSLTKFQVLAEALPESARTCDDGLYRAIDSYLKAHPTLSEHERKRLCRVMDCQKLSIDACMHAAQNERLPLRVVVQVLFSEQVKISNALANNALNEAGGDSNYQPMIPNRKTLLEGTPQSFQEGWAAAKKDINTVKFELESVKAKYLDLQNSMENLQRQFDKMASKQKHTSAWSSGWKKLGKLTKTTMFENQNSGPETPTAGGPEQTRKTPRRWRNSIS, from the exons ATGTGGGAATCAGAGACTGAGTCAGTTGGAGGCAGAGATTATGGCAATGGAGATTTTAGTTTAAGCAAGCAGAGTGTTAAGAATGATGGGTTTGAACTGAAAGGCAATTCATG GTATGTTGCAACTGATATCCCAAGTGACCTGTTGGTTCAAGTTGGAGAAGTCAATTTTCACTTGCATAAG TATCCCTTGCTGTCAAGGAGTGGAAAGATGAACAGAATCATGTATGAATTACGAGACCCGGACTTAAGTAAGATGGTTTTGGATGACCTTCCTGGGGGACCTGAGGCCTTTGAGCTAGCTGCAAAGTTCTGCTATGGCATTTCTGTGGATCTGACAGCAGCCAACATTTCAGGCCTTAGATGTGCTGCAGAGTTCCTTGAAATGACAGAGGACTTGGAAGAAGGCAATCTTATTTTCAAAACCGAAGCATTTCTCAGCTATGTGGTTTTGTCCTCATGGAGAGACTCCATATTAGTGTTGAAAAGTTGCGAAAAGCTCTCACCGTGGGCTGAAAACCTTCAAATTGTTCGGAGATGCAGCGAGTCTATTGCTTGGAAAGCCTGTGCCAATCCAAAAGGGATACGATGGCCATATACTGGTAGTAAGCTAGCTCCAAAAGTTTCAAGCCCAAATTGGAGTGACGTGAAGGACTCAAGTCCAAGTAGAAACCAGCTGCAAGTTCCTCCTGATTGGTGGTTTGAAGATGCTTCAATTCTTCGGATTGATCACTATGTCAAGGTTATTACTGCAATCAAGGTGAAGGGGATGAGATATGAACTGCTTGGAGCTGCAATAATGCACTATGCAGCTAAATGGCTCCCTATTATGATAAGTGAGCATGGCTCTGGGTTAACAGCTGATGAAGCAAGCAACAGCAGCAGTAGCAGTGGAAGCAGTTGGAAGGGTGGACTTCACATGATCGTGGCAGGAACTAAAGATAATGAGTCTTCAGCCGTTCAGGCCAAAGATCAACGGATGATCATCGAGAGCCTTATTAGCATAATTCCACCACAGAAGGACAGTGTCTCATGTAGCTTCCTTCTTCGGCTTCTGAGAATGGCAAACATGTTGAAAGTAGCACCTGCACTGGTTACTGAGTTGGAGAAACGGGTGGGAATGCAGTTCGAACAGGCTACATTGGCGGATCTTCTCGTTCCGTCTTACAACAAAAGCGAAAGTATGTATGATGTGGATCTTGTCCAGAGGCTTCTGGAGCATTTTCTTGTTCAAGAACAGACTGAAATGTCAAGTCCAAGCCACCAATCTTTCATTGAAAAACACTATGAAGGGGGCACAGGCCCAAATGCTAAGATGAGGGTAGCCAAGCTTGTTGATAGTTATCTTACAGAAGTGTCAAGAGATAGAAGCCTTTCCCTAACAAAGTTTCAGGTACTCGCAGAAGCTTTGCCTGAATCTGCAAGGACCTGTGATGATGGACTTTATAGAGCAATTGATTCCTATCTCAAG GCTCATCCAACACTCTCTGAGCACGAAAGAAAGAGGCTATGCCGGGTAATGGATTGCCAAAAGCTATCGATTGATGCTTGCATGCATGCTGCACAAAATGAAAGGCTCCCATTAAGAGTGGTGGTCCAAGTTCTTTTCTCTGAGCAAGTCAAAATAAGCAATGCATTGGCCAACAATGCCCTTAATGAAGCCGGAGGAGACTCTAACTATCAGCCAATGATTCCAAATCGGAAAACACTACTCGAAGGGACCCCGCAATCCTTCCAAGAAGGATGGGCAGCAGCTAAAAAGGACATTAACACTGTAAAGTTTGAACTGGAGAGTGTAAAAGCAAAGTACCTTGATCTCCAAAATTCCATGGAAAACTTGCAGAGACAGTTCGATAAGATGGCCTCAAAGCAGAAACATACATCAGCTTGGAGCAGCGGATGGAAGAAACTCGGCAAACTCACTAAGACTACAATGTTCGAGAATCAGAACAGTGGACCGGAGACTCCAACAGCGGGTGGTCCAGAGCAGACAAGAAAGACTCCTAGGAGGTGGAGGAATTCCATTTCTTAG